From Thermodesulfobacteriota bacterium, a single genomic window includes:
- a CDS encoding 4Fe-4S dicluster domain-containing protein, giving the protein MDYNCCIGCRYCMAACPYRSRSFNWSDPVIPKEEINPETHYLGNRRRMRNVV; this is encoded by the coding sequence GTGGATTATAACTGTTGCATAGGATGTAGGTATTGTATGGCCGCATGTCCTTATAGATCTAGATCCTTTAACTGGTCTGATCCTGTGATACCGAAGGAAGAGATTAATCCCGAGACCCATTATCTTGGCAACAGACGAAGAATGAGAAACGTTGTTTAA